The sequence below is a genomic window from Rhodothermales bacterium.
CGGGCTTCCCCGTGCCGCCGAACAAGGCGATCGTCGGGAAAAACGCGTTCAGCCACGAGGCGGGCATCCACCAGCACGGCGTGCTCCGCCGGCGCGACACGTACGAGATCATGAAGGCGGAGGATGTGGGTCAGGTGGCCGAGCAGATCCGCCTCGGCCGGCACTCGGGCCGGCACGGCTTCTTCAGCCGGCTGGAGAAGATGGGCTACGCCGTCGCCGAGAACCAGAAGGAAGAACTCTACGAGCGCTTCCTGGCGCTGGCCGACCAGAAAAAAGAGGTGTTCGAGGAAGATCTGCACCTGCTCGTCGAGAAAAAGCCGACAGTAGGCAAGGTGGATTATATCCTCGAAGAGATGCGCGTCGTGGTGGATGGCAAGAACGAGCCGGTCGCCGAGGTGACGATCAAGCATCGCCGGGGCGGCGTCGTCCGCAAGGAGCGGGCCACCGGCGACGGCCCGGTGAACGCGCTCTACCGCGCCATCAACTACGCCGTGGGCACCGCGCATGAGCTCGAAAGCTACACGATTCGGTCGGTTTCCGAGGGTTCGGACGCGATCGGGGAGGTGCGGGTGCTGACGAGCCTCGGCGAAGTACGCTTCCACGGTTTCGCCCGGAGCACCGATGTGCTCAAGGCCTCCGCCGAAGCCTACATCGCATCCCTGAACAAGCTCGCCGCCCACCAGGCCGAACAGGAAAACGTCAGTTTTGTGTCGGACGGCATCATCAGCTCGTTCGAGGGAGACCCGGCGTAATTGCAACATGAAAAAGGCAGATCGCAAATCGGATCGAAGTGATCACGCCGTGCGATTTTACGAATTACGATGTACGATTTGAGATAACAGCCATGACCATTACAGAGAAGATTCTGGCCCGCAACGCGGGCAAGGAGTGGGTCGTGCCCGGAGAGAACATCTGGGTCGAGGTGGATGTGCTGATGACGCACGACGTGTGTGGGCCGCCCACCATCGGCATCTTCAAGCGCGAGTTCGGGCAGGATGCGAAGGTGTTCGATCCCGACAAGCTGGTCATATTCCCGGACCACTACATCTTTACCTCCGACAAACACGCGAACCGCAACGTGGACATCCTCCGCGAATTCGCGAAGGAGCACAACCTGCCGCACTACTACGACGTGGGGACGGATCGCTATAAGGGCGTCTGCCACATCGCGCTCGCGGAAGAAGGGTTCAACCTGCCGGGCAAGGTGCTGATCGGGACCGACAGCCACACCTGCACCTCGGGCGCCTTCGGCATGTTCTCGACGGGGGTGGGCAACACCGACGCCGCCCTCATCATGGGGACGGGCAAGATCTGGCTGAAGGTGCCGGAGACGATGAAGTTCGTCTTCGAAGGCAGCCTCCCGCCGTACCTGATGGCGAAGGACCTGATCCTGGCGATCATCGGCGACATCGGGTGCGATGGCGCCACGTACCGGGCGATGGAGTTCGACGGCGAGGCCGTGTTCGACCTGTCGATGGAGGAGCGGATGACGCTCACCAACATGGCCATCGAGGCCGGCGGCAAGAGCGGCATCATCGCGCCGGATGAAAAGACGTTCGAGCATGTCCGCGCCCGCACGAACCGCACGTTCGATCCGGTTTACTCCGATCCCGATGCGAAATACCACTCCGTCCGCGTCTACGACGCGAGCACGATGGAGCCGATGGTGGCCAAGCCGCACAGCCCGGACAACAAGGCGAAGGTGAGCGAGGTCTCGGGCGAGAAGCTCGACCGCGCCTACATCGGCAGCTGCACCGGCGGCAAGCTGGGCGACTTCGAGGCGGCCGCGCGGATCCTGAAGGGCGAGCGCGTCGCGATCGACACGTACATCGTGCCGGCGACGACGGAAGTCGCCAACGCGCTCCACACCACGACGATCGACGGCGTCTCGCTGCACGACATCTTCCGGGATTCGGGCTGCAAGATCGGCCCGTCGAGCTGCGCGGCCTGCCTGGGCGGTCC
It includes:
- a CDS encoding 3-isopropylmalate dehydratase large subunit gives rise to the protein MTITEKILARNAGKEWVVPGENIWVEVDVLMTHDVCGPPTIGIFKREFGQDAKVFDPDKLVIFPDHYIFTSDKHANRNVDILREFAKEHNLPHYYDVGTDRYKGVCHIALAEEGFNLPGKVLIGTDSHTCTSGAFGMFSTGVGNTDAALIMGTGKIWLKVPETMKFVFEGSLPPYLMAKDLILAIIGDIGCDGATYRAMEFDGEAVFDLSMEERMTLTNMAIEAGGKSGIIAPDEKTFEHVRARTNRTFDPVYSDPDAKYHSVRVYDASTMEPMVAKPHSPDNKAKVSEVSGEKLDRAYIGSCTGGKLGDFEAAARILKGERVAIDTYIVPATTEVANALHTTTIDGVSLHDIFRDSGCKIGPSSCAACLGGPIDTFGRTHGQEVVISTTNRNFPGRMGSKSSAVYLASPLTVAASALSGLITDPREVLV